The nucleotide window ATTTAGATTCCTTATTAATTTTCCCAAGCATTGCATTAATATCAGGGCCACCTCCGTGGATAATAACAGGATAAGCTCCTAGTTTTTTTAGAAAAACAATGTCCTTAATAAATTGAATTTTTTTAGTCTCATTTATTAGAGCATTTCCCCCATATTTAATAACAATAATTTTTCCAATTAAGCTATCAATGTATGGGATTATTTCAATAATATTATTTATTTTTGTATATTTATTTTCCATAAAATCTCCTTTTAATTTAAGAACGATAAGATCCATTAATTTTTACATATTCATAGCTAAGATCACATCCCCAAGCTTTAGCATTGTGCTTTCCATTTTTTAAATCCACAAGTATATTTATTTTATCTTCTTCTAAAATATTTTTAATATAGTCTTCATCAAAGGATAGCCCTGCACCATCTTTAACAACTTGTACAGAATTTCCCTTTGAGTTTAAATGAATATCAATGCTTTCAATGTTTAAATCAGCTTTGGAATATCCAATGGCACATAGGATTCTTCCCCAGTTAGCATCCTCTCCAAAGAAGGCGCATTTAGTTAAATTAGATGTGATAATTGATTTAGCAACTAATTTAGAATCTTTTTTTGTTTTCCCATTTGAAACAGATACTTCTAAAAGTTTTGTTGCCCCTTCACCATCCTTTGCAATTAATTTAGCTAGGCTTTCATTTACATAATCAAGGGCATCTTTAAAAATCTTAAAGTTTTCATCCTTTGTATCTATTAATTTATTTTCAGCAGCTCCATTTGCAATAATTATACACATGTCATTGGTACTAGTGTCCCCATCCACAGATATCATATTAAAGGTATTATCAATACTTTCTTTAAAAGTTTCATTAAGTAATTCTTTAGAAATATTAACATCTGTAAATATATTTCCAAGCATAGTTGCCATATTAGGATGGATCATCCCAGAACCCTTAGCTATCCCAGCTATAGTGACAGTTTTATTATCTATTTCAATTTGCACAGTAACTGTTTTAGGAAAAGTGTCAGTTGTAAGTATTGCTAAAGAAGCATCTTCTCCTCCATCTTTAGATAGTTTAGGACAAATATTATTTATCCCAGAAATTAATTTATCCATTGGAAGGGGAAGACCAATAATTCCAGTTGACTGTACAAGAACTTCACTAGGTAATATGTTTAAGTTTTTAGCAACAAGTTCAGTTGTTGTAACAGCGTCTTCATATCCTTTGGCTCCATTACATGCATTTGCATTTCCACTATTTATTATTAGAGCTTGAACATTTTCACTTTCAACGTTTTTCATACTTAAAAGAACAGGAGCAGCTTTAACTTGATTTTGGGTAAAGGCTCCAGCAGAAATACCTTTCTCTTCACTGTATATTAGACACAGATCTTTTTTTCCACTTTTTTTCAATCCACAAGATATTCCTGCAGCTTTTATTCCCTTAACAAGGGTAAATGATTTATTTTCTAAAATTTTCATGTTATTCTCCTTTATATATTTATTCCTAAAGTTGTTATTCCTTGAAATTCATCAAGATCAAATGAAATATTCATATTTTGAATAGCTTGTCCTGCAGCTCCCTTTACTAGATTATCAATAGCTGAAATAACTATAATTTTATTAGTTCTAGTATCTATCTTAATACCAATATCACAGAAGTTGCTCCCCTTTACAAATCTTGTTTCAGGAAGGGAGTCTAAAATTCTCACAAAATAACTAGATTTATAGAAATCTTTATATATTTCATAAATCTCTTGTAAACTTTTAGAAGTATCCAAATTAGCATATGACACAGCTAAAATTCCACGATTCATAGGAACAAGATGAGGTGTAAATAAAGTTGTTATTTTTTCATTTTCAAGTAAAGAAAGTTCTTGCTCTATTTCAGCTGTATGTCTATGATTTCCAACAGAGTAAGCCTTTATAGACTCGTTACATTCAGAGAAAAGACTTCCAACTTTTAATGATCTTCCAGCTCCAGAAACTCCAGATTTTGCATCTATTACAATTGAATTTAAATCAATTAATTTATTTTTAACTAAAGGTGCCAATGCAAGTAAACTAGCTGTAGCATAGCATCCAGGATTTGCAATTATTTTTGCATTTTTAATATCTTCCTTTGATTTTAATTCAGGTAAACTATATATAGAGTCTTTTATTAGCTCAGGATAATTAAATTTCATTTTATACCAATAAAGAAAATCCTCAGGATTTGTTAATCTAAAATCTGCTCCTAGGTCAATTACCTTAACAGAATTTTCCACAGATAATTTTACAAGGTCAGCTGACTTTCCATGGGGAAGAGCTAAAAACAAAACATCAATATCCTTTATTTTATCTTTAGCCTCTTCAATGGAAATAAGTTTAGAATCCAGCCTGTTTTTAAAATTAGGATATATTTCACTAAATTCTTTACCTGCATAGGTATTAGAAGCCATAAATTCAATTTGTGAAAATTTGTGATTCATCAGTAACCAAACAAGTTGTTGCCCTGCATAACCAGTAGCTCCAAAAATTCCTACTTTTAACATTGTTAACCTCCTACAAAATAAAAAAACCAGCATGCTTAGATATTATTCTAAACATACTGGTGCATAAAAAAAGCCAGCATATATGAATGCTGGCAAAAGAATTCTAATAATTTTATTAATTAAAAATTTTCAAAGAAAAAAATTCTAAGTTAAAAAATCATGATCTCTAGTTGAACATTCAGAATAATAGTTTCTATTATATTTGTTGATTATCCTGAAATGCCTTAGTAACATCATAATTTTCCTCCCCATTAATTTTCTAGAATACTAACATAATTTTATTTCCATGTCAAGAAAAATTAATTTAGAGATGAAATGAAGTTGTCAAATCCCCTTCTTCCATTTTCATCATTCTTGAACACTCCTGAGTTTTCAAGAACTTGGGAGAAGACTAATCCAACTTCTTTTTTTAAAATGAGTTCTATATTATTTTCATTTAGTTTTTCACTATATTTTTCAAGTAAACCTTCACACCAATTTAAATGTTTTACAACCTTTGGATTTTTATTAATTAAATCAAGGGGATCTTTTTTTAATAAAAGTTCCCTAAGTGTTGAAAGTTCTTCCTTTAATCTTCCTGGTAAAACAGCTAGACCCATAACTTCAATAAGTCCAATATTTTCTTTTTTTATGTGATGAAATTCTTTGTGAGGATGAAATATCCCAAGGGGATACTTTTCAGAAGTTCTATTGTTTCTTAAAACAAGATCAATCTCATAGAAATCTTCTTTTCTCCTAACTATTGGAGTAATTGTGTTATGTGGAGTATTATTTGAAAATGCTAAAATATCACATTTTTCATCTGAATAATTTTTCCAATTAGCAAAAATTTTATCAGCTAGTTCAATTAGTTCTTTCTTGCTTTTACCCCTAAGTCTTATAACAGACATTGGCCATTTTATTTTTTCAACTTGAATATCCTCATAATTTTTAATTGTGAAAGTTTTTTCCATTTTTCCCATTGCCATTGGAAAATCATGACATCCCCCTTGAAAATGTTCATGGGCTAAAATAGATCCTCCAACTATTGGTAAATCAGCATTTGAACCAATGAAATAATGTGGGAACACATCTACAAAGTCTAGTAATTTTTCAAAGGTATTTTTATTTATTGTCATTGGAGCATGTTCCCCTGAAAAAACTATACAGTGTTCATTATAGTATACATAGGGTGAGTACTGTAAAAACCAAGATTTATCTTTTAAAGTTATAGGAATAATTCTATGATTTTGTCTTGCAGGGTGATTAATTCTTCCTGCATATCCAACATTTTCTTTGCAAAGGAGACATTTAGGATAAGAGGAAGCTTTAATAAGCTTAGCTTTTTCAATGTCCCTTGGATCCTTTTCAGGCTTTGAAAGATTAATTGTTATTTCTAAATTTCCATAGCTAGTTTCACATAGCCAATGTAGATTTTTATTAATTCTATCAGTTCTTATGTAGTTTGTGTCTTTGGAAAATTTATAGAAATTATCAGTGGCCCTTTTAGGGGAAACTTGATAATCCCTTTTAAAATTATTAATTACATCACTAGGTTTAGGAGTTAACTCTCCAATTATTTTAGTATCAAATAAATCCCTTTCAGGAACAGTGTTTTCAATTAAATTATTTTCAACAGCAAAATTACAAATTTCATCTAAAATTTCATAGGGATATTTTCCATTTATTATTTCAATATTTTCTAAATTTTCTTCATTAACTTCAATATTTAAAATATTATAAATTTTATTTCTGAAATATATTATATCTTCATTTTCAATAAAAGATACATTTACAGCATAGTTTAATAAGTTTTCAATTTCTATATATATATTTTTTTTATTCATTATAAATCACCTATTTTTCTAGAACCATCACCAATATTAGCAATATAAAAATCAGCAACAAGATTAGTTTTCTTTGTATATTTTTCCCCAACATTTTTAATGAAACTATCTATAAAATCATTTTCAACAATACTCACAGCACATCCACCAAATCCAGCTCCTGTCATTCTAGAACCTATTATTCCAGGTTCCTCCCAAGCTGCCTTTACAATTGTGTCAAGTTCAAATCCAGTAACCTCATAATTATCCCTAAGGGAAATATGTGATTCATTCATTAATTTTCCAAAGGTTTTTATGTCATTGTTTTTCAAAGCTGTAATACCATTTAAAACCCTATCATTTTCACTAATAGCATGGGTTGCCCTTAGAAGAGCTTCATTTTCCCCTATAAAGTGTTTAACCTTTTTAAAATCTTCCATGGAAAGGTCACATAAATATTCAATGTTAACTTTAGAATTTTTTAAATCTTGTAAGGCTTTTTCACAGTAAATTCTTCTTTCATTATATTTAGAATCAGCAAGGCCTCTTCTTTTGTTAGTGTTCATAATAACAATTGAAGCATTTTTAAGTAAAATAGGAACATATTCATATTTTAAAGTGTTACAGTTTAATAAAATAGCATTATCCTTTTTACCCATTCCCACTGCAAATTGATCCATAATTCCACAACTAACTCCTATAAAATCATTTTCAGCCCTTTGGGAATATTTAACAATATCTACCATAGGTATATTTAAATTAAAAGTTTCATTTAAAATAGTTCCCATTAAAACTTCCAAAGAAGCAGATGAAGAAAGGCCAGCTCCATTTGGAATATTTCCATAAAAAACTATATCCAAGCCAAAGGGTATGTTATGATTATTATCTTGAAAGATTTTAATTACTCCTTTACAATAATCACCCCAAACACCTGACTTTTTTAAGTTATTACCTTGGAAAGTTATTGTTTTGTCATTAGGAAAATTAATAGAAAATAGATTAAAATTTTGATCTTTTCTTTTTCTACAAATAGCGTAAGTTCCAAAGCTTAGAGCACATGGAAAAACAAAACCCCCATTATAATCAATATGTTCTCCTATAAGATTAACTCTTCCAGGAGTAAAATAAAATTCCTCACTTCCTAAATTTCCAAATAATTCATGAAATTTAACAAGCATTGTATTTTTAACATCCATTTTTATCCTCCTAAATTACATACTATGTATCTTAATTATACTTTGTGTTAAAAAAAAAACAAATTGTTTTGTTAAAAAGATAGGGGACTTAATTAAGTTTATTAATTAAGTTTTTTTATTAATTAAGTTTTCTTTTGACAAATCAAGTAAAATATATTAAAAATAGATATAAGATATTTTAGGAGAGTACAATGAAAGAGAGCCTGAGAGAGTATGAAATATTAAAAATAATAAAGAATAGAATAAGTATTTCAAGGATGGATTTAGCTAAGTTATTTGGTCTTACTCCAGCTAGGATTTCTAGATTAATCAATAATTTATTAGAAAATAATATTATTGTTGAAAAAAATGAAGGAAAATCAACAGGGGGAAGACGTCCAATGTTGTTATCCATAAATGAGGATAATTTTAAAAATATTTTAGGAATAAACATAACAGCTGACGACAAAATATATTTATCTGTGAGTAAGGTAAATGGGGACTTTATTAAAAAAATTAAAATAGCTATACTTAGTAAGAACAAAAAAAATATGTTGAATTTTTTAGATAATATTATAAAGAAAAATTTAGAAGCACATAAAAACATAGGGGTTATAGTTCTTATTGTAACTGGTCCAGTGGACAAGGATTTTTCTAAAATATTAATGTCACCTCATTATGAGTGGGAAACTAATAATATTGTTAAGTACTTAGGTAGAAAGTATGATTTACCAATTATTTTGGAAAATGATGTGAGAGCCATGGCCTATACAGAAAAGCAAATAGGTTCTTGTAAGGATGTTGATAATTTTCTAGTTTTAAACCTATGTCAAGGTATAGGAACTTCATATTTTATTGATAATAAAATGTACAGGGGTTTTCATTCTATGGCTGGAGAAATAGGACATATAGTTATAAACACAAATAGTATAAGAAAATGTTCCTGTGGGAAAAGAGGATGTTTAGAGGCAGAAGCCTCTGATAAGGCCATATTAAAAAGATTAGAATCTGAAATAAAAGTTGGTAAATATAGTATATTAAAAGAAACTTTACAAAAAAATAATAAATTAGAAATAAAAGATGTTCTTTATGGAATAAAAAAAAGAGATTTTTTAGTTATTAAAGCAATAACAGAAGCTGTGGAATATATTGCCCAGGGGTTGAACATTATTATTTCAATAGTGGATCCTGAGAAAATTATTCTAGCAGGGGAACTTTTTAAAAGTGATTTTGTAATGGAGAACTTAAATTTTTATTTAAACAAAATATCTCTAGATATTCAAAAATGTGAAATAAAAAGCACTAAATTAGGGGAAGAACTAATGTATTACTCTGCAATATCTGTAGTAAGGGA belongs to Fusobacterium sp. IOR10 and includes:
- the argJ gene encoding bifunctional glutamate N-acetyltransferase/amino-acid acetyltransferase ArgJ, coding for MKILENKSFTLVKGIKAAGISCGLKKSGKKDLCLIYSEEKGISAGAFTQNQVKAAPVLLSMKNVESENVQALIINSGNANACNGAKGYEDAVTTTELVAKNLNILPSEVLVQSTGIIGLPLPMDKLISGINNICPKLSKDGGEDASLAILTTDTFPKTVTVQIEIDNKTVTIAGIAKGSGMIHPNMATMLGNIFTDVNISKELLNETFKESIDNTFNMISVDGDTSTNDMCIIIANGAAENKLIDTKDENFKIFKDALDYVNESLAKLIAKDGEGATKLLEVSVSNGKTKKDSKLVAKSIITSNLTKCAFFGEDANWGRILCAIGYSKADLNIESIDIHLNSKGNSVQVVKDGAGLSFDEDYIKNILEEDKINILVDLKNGKHNAKAWGCDLSYEYVKINGSYRS
- the galT gene encoding UDP-glucose--hexose-1-phosphate uridylyltransferase, which gives rise to MNKKNIYIEIENLLNYAVNVSFIENEDIIYFRNKIYNILNIEVNEENLENIEIINGKYPYEILDEICNFAVENNLIENTVPERDLFDTKIIGELTPKPSDVINNFKRDYQVSPKRATDNFYKFSKDTNYIRTDRINKNLHWLCETSYGNLEITINLSKPEKDPRDIEKAKLIKASSYPKCLLCKENVGYAGRINHPARQNHRIIPITLKDKSWFLQYSPYVYYNEHCIVFSGEHAPMTINKNTFEKLLDFVDVFPHYFIGSNADLPIVGGSILAHEHFQGGCHDFPMAMGKMEKTFTIKNYEDIQVEKIKWPMSVIRLRGKSKKELIELADKIFANWKNYSDEKCDILAFSNNTPHNTITPIVRRKEDFYEIDLVLRNNRTSEKYPLGIFHPHKEFHHIKKENIGLIEVMGLAVLPGRLKEELSTLRELLLKKDPLDLINKNPKVVKHLNWCEGLLEKYSEKLNENNIELILKKEVGLVFSQVLENSGVFKNDENGRRGFDNFISSLN
- a CDS encoding galactokinase, whose product is MDVKNTMLVKFHELFGNLGSEEFYFTPGRVNLIGEHIDYNGGFVFPCALSFGTYAICRKRKDQNFNLFSINFPNDKTITFQGNNLKKSGVWGDYCKGVIKIFQDNNHNIPFGLDIVFYGNIPNGAGLSSSASLEVLMGTILNETFNLNIPMVDIVKYSQRAENDFIGVSCGIMDQFAVGMGKKDNAILLNCNTLKYEYVPILLKNASIVIMNTNKRRGLADSKYNERRIYCEKALQDLKNSKVNIEYLCDLSMEDFKKVKHFIGENEALLRATHAISENDRVLNGITALKNNDIKTFGKLMNESHISLRDNYEVTGFELDTIVKAAWEEPGIIGSRMTGAGFGGCAVSIVENDFIDSFIKNVGEKYTKKTNLVADFYIANIGDGSRKIGDL
- the argC gene encoding N-acetyl-gamma-glutamyl-phosphate reductase; this translates as MLKVGIFGATGYAGQQLVWLLMNHKFSQIEFMASNTYAGKEFSEIYPNFKNRLDSKLISIEEAKDKIKDIDVLFLALPHGKSADLVKLSVENSVKVIDLGADFRLTNPEDFLYWYKMKFNYPELIKDSIYSLPELKSKEDIKNAKIIANPGCYATASLLALAPLVKNKLIDLNSIVIDAKSGVSGAGRSLKVGSLFSECNESIKAYSVGNHRHTAEIEQELSLLENEKITTLFTPHLVPMNRGILAVSYANLDTSKSLQEIYEIYKDFYKSSYFVRILDSLPETRFVKGSNFCDIGIKIDTRTNKIIVISAIDNLVKGAAGQAIQNMNISFDLDEFQGITTLGINI
- a CDS encoding ROK family transcriptional regulator, encoding MKESLREYEILKIIKNRISISRMDLAKLFGLTPARISRLINNLLENNIIVEKNEGKSTGGRRPMLLSINEDNFKNILGINITADDKIYLSVSKVNGDFIKKIKIAILSKNKKNMLNFLDNIIKKNLEAHKNIGVIVLIVTGPVDKDFSKILMSPHYEWETNNIVKYLGRKYDLPIILENDVRAMAYTEKQIGSCKDVDNFLVLNLCQGIGTSYFIDNKMYRGFHSMAGEIGHIVINTNSIRKCSCGKRGCLEAEASDKAILKRLESEIKVGKYSILKETLQKNNKLEIKDVLYGIKKRDFLVIKAITEAVEYIAQGLNIIISIVDPEKIILAGELFKSDFVMENLNFYLNKISLDIQKCEIKSTKLGEELMYYSAISVVRENLFENLKFTEKYIQS